DNA from Bacteroidota bacterium:
GAATTATTGCTGAAAAATATAGGAACAGAAGAAAGAAATATAACCTGAGACTTAATCTGATTGCTGGACTTTACAATTTTCAATTATGAAAGAGGTCTATTGAGTTTCGGTATATTATTATAAAAGGAAGGGTTAAGTATATTGTAGTTCGGTATCACAATTCTTTTAGTAGGAATTGCATTTAATCGCGAAATGGGTTTACCAGATAATTGAAAATAATAACATCATGAATTTTTATCACTTGCCATCAGTATTTTTGCAGTTATAGAAACACGCTTTTATAATTTGTCGGGCGTTAATAATCTTATACTATGAAGATATTATTTGCAATACAAGCCACAGGGAATGGTCATTTGAGCAGAGCCCGCGAAGTAATTCCATACTTGGAGCAGCATGGTGACTTAGACATTATGGTAAGTGGTTCCGATGCAGAAGTTAGTGTGCCGTATCCTATAAAATTTCGTAAGCATGGCTTGGGTT
Protein-coding regions in this window:
- a CDS encoding IS5/IS1182 family transposase — encoded protein: IIAEKYRNRRKKYNLRLNLIAGLYNFQL